A region from the Hydrogenimonas sp. genome encodes:
- a CDS encoding type II secretion envelope pseudopilin protein gives MELVFVIVVIGILASVAMPRLWVTRDDAIITKGRSDVATIRSAIATLKQKNLLEQASTLLPATLDTAASNTENEQLFTNLLDYPIYSKDADGHWMKTGNTEYSYKVMNNSVVFDYNPATGRFDCDHTNEYCRKLTH, from the coding sequence TTGGAGCTCGTTTTCGTCATTGTCGTTATAGGCATACTGGCTTCCGTAGCCATGCCGAGGCTCTGGGTGACCAGAGACGACGCGATAATAACGAAGGGGAGATCGGACGTAGCGACGATCAGAAGCGCGATAGCCACTCTGAAGCAGAAGAACCTTCTGGAACAGGCCTCGACCCTGCTGCCGGCGACTCTCGACACCGCCGCCAGCAATACTGAGAATGAGCAGCTGTTTACAAATCTGCTCGACTATCCCATATACTCGAAAGATGCCGACGGGCATTGGATGAAAACCGGCAATACCGAATATTCCTACAAAGTGATGAATAACAGTGTAGTCTTCGATTATAACCCTGCCACAGGAAGATTTGATTGTGATCACACTAACGAATACTGCAGAAAGCTGACCCACTGA
- a CDS encoding replicative DNA helicase: MEEHLYNLNIERAVLSTIIFDPAEYEEIASQLRPEDFYHPFHQKLFAAMEELFRADMPIDEEFLREKLSAKKQFDEVAFLDILGANPLSNTGAYIKEIKAKSQKRALVGLATEIKKLTIEEDMPVADVMDAVESKLYAITSEGSTQDFRESEEMALSTVEYIKKMKERGNSMLIGVDTGFKELNRMTSGFGEGDLVIVAARPSMGKTAFTLNMALKALENGDGVAFFSLEMPAEQLVLRLLSAKTSIALQDLRVGNLTDEEWTRLSEAVDWLSSRKLFVDDEGSINIHQVRAKLRKLKAHHPEIKVAMIDYLQLMNSGSNKDRHQEVSEISRGLKMLARELEIPIIALSQLNRSLESRADKRPMLSDLRESGAIEQDADIILFVYRDDVYRIREEKEKEMKARAEGREYKSNFHEREEEDAEIIIGKQRNGPTGIIELKFQKRFTRFVDAGHVPVEIVYEQSNIDTGSETKIELPPI, encoded by the coding sequence GTGGAAGAGCATCTGTATAATCTGAATATAGAGCGTGCGGTTTTAAGTACGATCATCTTCGATCCGGCCGAGTATGAAGAGATTGCTTCGCAGTTGAGGCCCGAAGATTTCTACCATCCGTTTCATCAGAAGCTCTTCGCGGCGATGGAGGAGCTCTTCAGGGCCGATATGCCGATAGACGAAGAGTTTCTGAGAGAGAAGCTCAGCGCCAAAAAGCAGTTCGACGAGGTGGCGTTTCTGGATATTCTGGGAGCCAACCCGCTCTCAAATACCGGCGCATACATAAAAGAGATCAAGGCGAAGTCGCAGAAGAGGGCGCTTGTAGGACTTGCCACCGAGATAAAGAAGCTCACCATCGAGGAGGATATGCCGGTAGCCGATGTTATGGATGCGGTGGAGTCGAAACTCTATGCCATCACATCCGAGGGGTCGACACAGGATTTCCGCGAGAGCGAAGAGATGGCACTGAGCACCGTCGAGTATATCAAAAAGATGAAAGAGCGCGGCAACTCGATGCTTATCGGCGTCGATACCGGCTTCAAAGAGCTGAACAGAATGACATCCGGATTCGGAGAGGGAGATCTTGTCATAGTTGCGGCAAGACCGTCGATGGGGAAAACGGCATTTACGCTGAATATGGCGCTGAAAGCACTCGAAAACGGTGACGGGGTCGCCTTCTTCTCGCTTGAGATGCCGGCCGAACAGCTAGTTTTGCGGCTCCTAAGCGCAAAGACCTCCATAGCGCTGCAGGATCTGCGTGTAGGCAACCTGACCGACGAAGAGTGGACCAGGCTTTCAGAAGCGGTTGACTGGCTCAGCTCCCGTAAGCTTTTCGTCGACGATGAAGGCTCGATCAACATTCACCAGGTGAGGGCCAAGCTGCGAAAACTCAAAGCGCACCATCCCGAGATAAAGGTGGCGATGATCGACTACCTCCAGCTTATGAACAGCGGGAGCAACAAAGACCGCCACCAGGAGGTGAGTGAAATATCCAGGGGGCTCAAGATGCTGGCGCGTGAACTGGAGATCCCGATAATCGCCCTTTCGCAGCTCAACCGTTCACTCGAATCGAGAGCCGACAAACGCCCCATGCTCTCAGACCTCCGTGAGTCTGGCGCCATAGAGCAGGATGCCGACATAATCCTGTTCGTATACCGTGACGACGTATACCGCATTCGCGAAGAGAAAGAGAAGGAGATGAAAGCCCGGGCGGAGGGCAGGGAGTACAAATCCAACTTCCACGAAAGGGAGGAGGAGGATGCGGAGATTATCATAGGCAAGCAGCGTAACGGCCCCACCGGAATCATAGAGCTGAAGTTCCAGAAACGGTTCACCAGGTTCGTAGACGCTGGTCATGTTCCGGTTGAAATAGTATATGAACAGAGCAATATAGATACCGGCAGCGAAACGAAAATTGAGCTTCCACCTATCTAA
- a CDS encoding 1-hydroxy-2-methyl-2-(E)-butenyl 4-diphosphate synthase: MIKRYPTKQIYVGDVAVGGDAPISVQSMTYSRTADVDATVEQINRLHFAGADIVRVAVPDYEDADALKEIRSRTSLPLVADIHFNYRLALIAAESVDCIRINPGNIGDKERVREVVKACREHDIPIRIGVNCGSLEKRFEERYGQTARGMVESALYNIKFLEDLDFTNIKISMKASDVERTVEAYRTLRPMVEYPFHLGVTEAGTVFHATIKSAIGLGTLLLEGIGDTMRVSITGELEKEIEVARAILKDSGVAKEGLNIISCPTCGRIEADLVKAVAEVEERTKHIKEPLNVSVMGCVVNAIGEAKSADVAIAYGKGSGLVMVKGEVVAKLPERELVERFLQEVEKMAKGME; encoded by the coding sequence ATGATTAAACGCTACCCGACAAAACAGATATATGTCGGCGATGTCGCCGTTGGCGGCGATGCGCCGATATCGGTCCAGTCCATGACATACTCCCGTACCGCCGATGTGGATGCCACGGTGGAGCAGATAAACCGCCTCCATTTCGCCGGGGCGGATATAGTGCGCGTCGCCGTGCCCGACTATGAGGATGCCGACGCGCTAAAAGAGATAAGGTCCAGAACCTCCCTGCCGCTCGTTGCAGATATCCATTTCAACTACCGTCTGGCGCTCATAGCCGCCGAGTCGGTCGACTGTATAAGAATCAACCCCGGTAACATAGGAGATAAAGAGAGGGTGAGGGAGGTCGTGAAAGCGTGCAGGGAGCACGATATTCCCATTCGGATAGGTGTCAACTGCGGTTCGCTGGAGAAGAGGTTCGAAGAGCGCTACGGCCAGACGGCCAGAGGCATGGTGGAGTCCGCGCTCTACAACATAAAGTTTCTTGAGGACCTCGATTTCACGAACATAAAAATATCGATGAAAGCGAGCGATGTGGAGCGTACCGTCGAGGCGTACAGAACTCTGCGTCCGATGGTGGAGTACCCGTTTCACCTCGGAGTGACCGAAGCGGGAACGGTCTTTCATGCCACGATAAAGAGTGCTATCGGGCTGGGGACCCTGCTGCTCGAAGGTATCGGAGACACGATGCGTGTCTCGATAACCGGCGAACTCGAAAAAGAGATAGAGGTCGCACGCGCAATTTTGAAAGACAGCGGTGTGGCCAAAGAGGGGTTGAATATCATCTCCTGCCCGACATGCGGGCGTATAGAGGCCGACCTGGTGAAAGCCGTGGCAGAGGTGGAAGAGAGGACCAAACATATAAAAGAGCCCTTGAATGTCTCGGTCATGGGGTGTGTCGTAAATGCCATAGGAGAGGCCAAAAGCGCCGATGTCGCCATAGCCTACGGCAAAGGGAGCGGCCTTGTTATGGTAAAGGGCGAAGTGGTGGCGAAACTGCCGGAGAGAGAGCTTGTGGAGAGATTTCTGCAGGAGGTCGAAAAGATGGCGAAAGGGATGGAGTAG
- a CDS encoding competence protein, which yields MSFHLSKPTLIEGRREWALFLLFSAAVFALSLGVRYYLFKDFTSRDKVFAAAEVLLQYTKSKNGRSYEVLKLKTDDGVTFYTTSKEPIKNLSGRRVTLLIFPKRVSFKEYLSTPYIPSVLTGVEHERSVRMELFGKIRKEHSHPWLQELFGALFLAIPISKELRERVNLLGINHLLALSGFHMGLLWLILYGGLGMLYKPLQQRFFPWRHRLLDVGAVTLLLLGAYLIFTGMPPSLMRAYAMVVVGWIALLFGFELLSFSFLAFCVVLLLALFPPLLFSVGFWFSVSGLFFIYQFLNLSEGWSRWVLVPLLNIWVYLAMLPVVHSIFGTFSLYQLLSIPLTLLFSLFYPLAIALHTVGLGSLADGWIVELLQLPENSSSVEVFTPLWILALFVSLSILALFRRVALYLQAGFILLFFLFLVKQIA from the coding sequence TTGAGCTTCCACCTATCTAAACCGACTCTGATAGAGGGCCGGCGTGAGTGGGCCCTGTTCCTTCTGTTCTCGGCGGCGGTTTTCGCCCTCTCTCTGGGTGTAAGATACTACCTCTTCAAAGATTTTACTTCGAGAGATAAAGTTTTTGCCGCAGCCGAAGTGCTTTTGCAGTATACAAAGAGTAAAAACGGCCGTTCATATGAAGTTCTGAAGCTCAAAACAGACGACGGAGTAACCTTCTATACAACCTCCAAAGAGCCTATAAAAAACCTCTCCGGGCGCAGGGTGACGCTCCTGATCTTTCCGAAAAGGGTCTCTTTCAAAGAGTACCTCTCCACACCGTACATACCCTCTGTTCTAACGGGCGTGGAGCATGAACGTTCGGTGAGGATGGAGCTATTCGGGAAGATCAGAAAAGAGCACAGCCATCCGTGGTTGCAGGAGCTTTTCGGCGCGCTTTTTCTGGCGATTCCGATATCGAAAGAGCTGAGAGAGCGGGTGAACCTGCTCGGTATAAACCATCTACTGGCACTCAGCGGATTTCATATGGGGCTCTTGTGGCTGATCCTGTACGGCGGTCTCGGTATGCTCTACAAGCCGCTTCAGCAGCGCTTCTTTCCGTGGCGCCACCGGTTGCTGGATGTCGGGGCGGTCACTCTTTTGCTGCTCGGAGCCTATCTTATCTTTACCGGAATGCCGCCCTCTCTAATGAGGGCATATGCCATGGTGGTCGTAGGCTGGATTGCGCTTCTTTTCGGCTTCGAGCTTCTCTCGTTTTCGTTTCTGGCTTTTTGTGTCGTTCTGCTTCTGGCGCTCTTTCCGCCGCTGCTCTTTTCTGTAGGCTTCTGGTTCTCAGTCAGCGGCCTCTTCTTCATCTACCAGTTTCTGAACCTGAGCGAGGGGTGGAGCAGGTGGGTTCTTGTTCCGCTGCTGAATATCTGGGTCTATCTGGCGATGCTCCCCGTCGTACATTCGATATTCGGGACCTTCTCGCTCTATCAGCTTCTCTCTATCCCGCTGACGCTTCTTTTTTCACTCTTTTACCCGCTTGCCATTGCTCTACACACTGTAGGCCTGGGCAGCCTTGCTGACGGATGGATAGTTGAGCTTCTTCAGCTGCCCGAAAATTCCAGCAGTGTCGAAGTGTTCACCCCTTTATGGATTTTGGCCCTTTTTGTCTCTCTCTCCATTCTTGCCCTCTTCAGGCGTGTCGCACTCTATCTTCAGGCTGGATTTATACTCCTTTTCTTTCTCTTCCTTGTTAAGCAGATAGCATAG
- a CDS encoding helicase PriA essential for oriC/DnaA-independent DNA replication has protein sequence MYYYDVCLLGRRAPTFTFHYDEKIEPYTVVDVEVRGKSVKGAVVSGVEPPSFDTSPICEAGPFRFADYQVQTALFIRDYYSCTLGEALALFEPFSKETGAGSAMPEDVNISLSAAQDEALKSLSAKESALLFAPTGSGKTEIYMKLFERALKSGKSSVFLMPEISLTPQMEKRLRAHFGDIVAIWHSRLTKKRREETLGRIRSGEVRIVAGPRSALFLPLRDIGLIVVDEEHDDSYKAHNRPRYHARDLALFMGRKLGARVVLGSATPSVATYSRQPVARIKEPYIKTKKRFIFEKGGCALTPAMIEAIESHTAAGGQALVFLPTRGNFKYLYCDNCGYTVECPFCSVGMTLHRNQRVVRCHYCGYAEKIPPFCPKCRSIIQSDRMGTAEVVEQLGERFCDLKIQQFDKDTITTAGKLQKALDRFARKETDIIVGTQMLAKGHDYPDITLAIILGLDYMLALPDYRARERALSLFFQISGRAGRTKEATVIVQTNQPEFFTEYIGDYEKFLKEELEFREGLYPPSMHLCRLLFASKDEKSGAAKVADVKRAIERFGIVEIVGAGKAPIEKIAGRFRFNILLRSPGRGELLRVVKAVDDGSFEVDMDPVDFA, from the coding sequence ATGTACTACTACGATGTTTGTCTTCTAGGCAGACGAGCCCCCACTTTTACCTTTCATTATGATGAAAAGATAGAGCCGTATACCGTTGTAGACGTAGAGGTGCGCGGAAAAAGTGTGAAAGGTGCGGTCGTGTCCGGGGTCGAACCCCCCTCTTTCGATACGAGCCCGATATGTGAAGCCGGACCTTTCAGGTTTGCCGATTATCAGGTTCAGACCGCTCTTTTCATAAGGGACTACTACTCATGTACGCTCGGTGAGGCGCTGGCGCTTTTCGAACCTTTCTCCAAAGAGACGGGTGCAGGTTCGGCTATGCCCGAAGATGTGAATATCTCTCTCTCGGCCGCTCAGGACGAAGCGCTGAAGAGTCTGTCGGCAAAGGAGTCGGCTCTTCTTTTTGCGCCCACCGGCAGCGGAAAGACCGAAATATATATGAAGCTCTTCGAGCGTGCGCTGAAGAGTGGAAAGAGTTCTGTTTTTCTGATGCCGGAGATAAGTCTTACGCCGCAGATGGAGAAGAGGCTCAGGGCCCACTTCGGAGATATCGTGGCCATCTGGCACTCCAGGCTTACAAAGAAGAGGCGCGAAGAGACGCTGGGGCGTATACGAAGCGGGGAAGTGCGCATAGTGGCGGGACCGAGGTCGGCTCTCTTTCTGCCGTTGAGGGATATCGGCCTGATAGTGGTCGACGAAGAGCACGACGACAGCTACAAGGCGCACAACCGTCCGCGCTACCATGCGAGAGATCTCGCTCTTTTCATGGGTAGAAAGCTTGGGGCCCGGGTGGTGCTGGGAAGTGCGACACCGAGCGTGGCCACCTACTCCAGACAGCCGGTTGCAAGAATCAAAGAGCCCTATATCAAAACTAAAAAGAGGTTCATCTTTGAAAAAGGAGGGTGTGCACTGACGCCTGCCATGATCGAGGCTATAGAGAGCCATACGGCTGCCGGTGGCCAGGCCCTGGTTTTCCTTCCTACCAGGGGAAATTTCAAATATCTATACTGCGACAACTGCGGCTATACGGTCGAGTGCCCCTTCTGTTCGGTCGGTATGACTCTTCACAGGAACCAGAGAGTCGTCCGCTGCCACTATTGCGGTTATGCCGAGAAGATTCCCCCGTTCTGTCCTAAATGCAGGTCGATCATACAGAGTGACAGAATGGGTACTGCAGAGGTGGTGGAGCAGCTCGGTGAGCGTTTTTGCGATCTGAAGATTCAGCAGTTCGACAAAGATACCATCACGACGGCCGGCAAACTGCAGAAGGCGCTCGACAGGTTCGCCCGAAAAGAGACCGACATTATCGTAGGTACCCAGATGCTCGCTAAAGGGCACGACTACCCGGACATAACCCTTGCGATCATACTGGGGCTCGACTATATGCTGGCGCTTCCGGACTACAGGGCCAGGGAGAGGGCGCTCTCACTCTTCTTCCAGATCTCCGGCCGTGCGGGGCGCACGAAAGAGGCCACTGTGATCGTGCAGACGAACCAGCCGGAATTTTTTACCGAATATATCGGAGATTACGAAAAGTTTCTGAAGGAGGAGTTGGAGTTCAGAGAGGGGCTCTACCCGCCCTCCATGCACCTGTGCCGACTCCTTTTCGCCTCGAAAGATGAGAAGAGCGGTGCGGCGAAGGTAGCCGACGTAAAAAGGGCCATCGAGCGGTTCGGTATTGTGGAGATAGTGGGTGCCGGCAAAGCCCCGATCGAAAAGATTGCGGGCAGGTTCCGCTTCAACATTCTTCTAAGGAGTCCCGGACGCGGTGAACTTCTGCGAGTCGTCAAGGCGGTCGACGACGGCAGCTTCGAGGTCGATATGGACCCCGTAGATTTTGCCTGA